The following are from one region of the Desulfonatronum thiosulfatophilum genome:
- a CDS encoding PEP/pyruvate-binding domain-containing protein, producing MAARRKSCRPLADPASDHARSYDLFKEFLAHNSDALEAMAEVDQAYRGGWSLRPVDVHEYLGRLLISVKAMVSSMEALGGDKYAPLRQLVERIGREVLVELQPLAARRKELVLPLRAVTSEMISFTGAKAANLGIMASQLDIPVPAGFVVTAEAFRLFMRENQLQERIREALDGLDPDAAGALEDVSRNLRQTILEAEVPRSLAEEIEDACRDLEKRQGGRLLAAVRSSAVGEDGRISFAGQYVSVLGVDRKNILADYRQVLAGKYSPRAIAYRLHNQLGDDETPMCALIMAMVDARAGGVAYSVNPAGEQREQSGAKDSTESDGADASDPDVVMIFAVPGLGETLVSGVNSPDVYVVDKKELSIVRREIVGKTRRLRLKADGGTELVDVDENLRDKPAISDALIRNLARHVIRLEQYFQAPQDIEWAEDQQGRMLLLQSRPLKVVQSAQFSRAKIDDAAHPVLLSAGKTASVGIAAGKAFIPRDPAEMDRIPENAILVVRNASPDYARYMQRIQGLVTETGGVGSHLASVVREYGVPAIVDAKEAAARIEQGVEVTMDAGTTTIYRGRIQKWVDAAKKMSPGRAMHGPMQHRLENILEKITPLHLLDPQSETFTPENCRTIHDVIRYLHEKSITEMFTLSEDRGAHDRHPAAVLAADIPLRIRLIDLGGGLREGLTDCDVATPDDIRSVPLRALWNGLTHPGLNWSSTVDPSPRNLAALMTSGALGHAQQVVGQDSFALVAEDYLNLNAKFGYHYANLDALCTDEGSRNYVSFQFSGGAGSYFGKSLRVLLLAEILERLEFRTEMKGDFITAVLKGHDALVVQEKLDLMGRLLGCSRLLDVALKDEQDVQRLAGMFFAGDYDFLAHTPDDGIRNFYVREGHWSRHEEEGETICRQTGNRMVDPVSSGLACLLGRVTGDGYHSFLETIKAYSYFPLAIAKDSRFSNGELEVAVRCESGCIDMAAGLAFGLRNAGNYFVFRIDALKNNAVLLVFEQGRHKELDRAVMEFNPDQWYRLGVSIAAQSISASVDGEIVLEHHAPKAIHGYCGLWSKSDSVASFRKLHLRHAQGERTFEC from the coding sequence GTGGCAGCACGTCGAAAATCATGCCGACCGCTGGCTGATCCGGCTTCGGACCATGCCAGGTCGTACGATCTTTTCAAGGAGTTTCTGGCCCATAATTCCGATGCCCTGGAAGCCATGGCCGAAGTGGATCAGGCCTACCGGGGCGGTTGGTCCCTGCGGCCGGTGGACGTGCATGAATACCTGGGCAGGCTGCTCATTTCCGTAAAAGCCATGGTCTCGTCCATGGAGGCCCTGGGCGGCGACAAGTACGCGCCGTTGCGGCAACTGGTGGAACGGATCGGCAGGGAGGTCCTGGTGGAGTTGCAGCCTCTTGCCGCAAGACGCAAGGAACTTGTGCTGCCCCTGCGGGCGGTGACTTCGGAAATGATCAGTTTTACCGGGGCCAAGGCAGCCAATCTTGGGATCATGGCCTCCCAATTGGATATACCCGTTCCGGCGGGATTTGTTGTTACCGCCGAGGCCTTCAGACTGTTCATGCGTGAGAATCAGCTCCAGGAGCGCATTCGGGAAGCCCTGGACGGACTCGATCCGGATGCGGCGGGCGCTCTGGAGGATGTCAGCAGAAACCTGCGGCAGACCATTCTGGAAGCCGAGGTTCCCCGGTCGCTGGCTGAGGAAATTGAGGACGCCTGCCGGGATTTGGAAAAACGGCAGGGTGGCAGACTCCTGGCGGCAGTGCGCAGCAGCGCCGTGGGCGAGGACGGTCGGATCTCCTTTGCCGGGCAATATGTCTCGGTGCTGGGTGTGGACAGGAAAAACATCCTGGCCGACTACCGGCAGGTTCTGGCCGGAAAATACAGTCCCCGAGCCATAGCCTACCGCCTGCACAACCAGCTCGGGGACGATGAAACTCCCATGTGCGCGTTGATCATGGCCATGGTGGATGCTCGAGCCGGCGGCGTCGCCTATTCCGTGAATCCGGCCGGCGAGCAGCGTGAGCAGTCCGGTGCAAAGGACTCCACCGAGTCAGACGGGGCAGATGCCTCAGATCCGGACGTCGTGATGATCTTCGCGGTCCCGGGGCTGGGGGAGACGCTGGTGAGCGGGGTGAACTCACCGGATGTCTACGTCGTGGACAAGAAGGAACTCTCGATCGTGCGGCGGGAGATTGTCGGCAAGACACGCCGGCTTCGTTTGAAGGCCGACGGCGGTACGGAACTCGTGGACGTGGACGAGAACCTCCGGGATAAGCCGGCGATCTCCGATGCTCTCATCCGAAATCTGGCCAGGCATGTGATCCGGCTGGAGCAGTATTTTCAGGCTCCCCAGGACATCGAATGGGCCGAGGACCAACAGGGCCGCATGTTGCTGCTGCAGTCCCGGCCCCTGAAGGTCGTGCAAAGCGCACAGTTCTCCAGGGCTAAGATTGACGACGCGGCGCATCCGGTCCTGCTCAGCGCCGGGAAGACCGCTTCCGTGGGCATTGCCGCGGGCAAGGCGTTCATCCCTCGTGATCCGGCGGAGATGGATCGAATTCCGGAGAATGCGATTCTGGTGGTCCGGAATGCATCGCCGGACTATGCCCGGTACATGCAACGCATCCAGGGCCTGGTCACGGAGACGGGAGGGGTAGGCAGCCACTTGGCTTCGGTGGTGCGGGAATATGGGGTTCCGGCCATTGTGGACGCCAAGGAGGCCGCGGCGCGGATTGAGCAGGGGGTTGAAGTGACCATGGATGCCGGAACAACCACGATCTACCGGGGCCGGATTCAGAAATGGGTGGATGCCGCCAAAAAAATGAGTCCGGGAAGGGCAATGCACGGGCCCATGCAGCATCGTCTGGAAAACATCCTGGAAAAGATCACCCCGTTGCATCTCCTTGATCCTCAATCCGAAACATTCACGCCGGAAAATTGCCGCACCATTCACGATGTGATCCGCTATCTGCACGAAAAAAGCATCACCGAAATGTTCACCCTTTCCGAGGATCGGGGGGCCCATGATCGGCATCCCGCAGCGGTGCTGGCGGCGGATATTCCGCTGCGCATCCGGCTGATCGACCTGGGAGGCGGCTTGCGGGAAGGGCTGACCGACTGCGACGTCGCAACCCCGGACGACATCCGCTCCGTTCCCCTGCGGGCACTCTGGAACGGTCTGACCCATCCCGGTTTGAACTGGTCCAGCACGGTGGATCCGTCGCCGCGCAATCTGGCTGCATTGATGACCAGCGGCGCTTTGGGCCATGCGCAACAGGTTGTTGGCCAGGACAGTTTTGCTCTTGTGGCCGAGGACTATCTGAACCTGAATGCCAAGTTCGGGTATCACTACGCCAACCTGGACGCGCTCTGCACGGACGAGGGTTCGCGGAATTATGTTTCATTCCAGTTTTCCGGAGGCGCAGGCAGCTACTTCGGCAAGTCGCTGCGCGTTCTTCTGCTGGCCGAGATCCTGGAGAGGCTGGAATTCCGAACGGAAATGAAGGGGGATTTCATCACGGCCGTATTGAAAGGCCATGATGCGCTGGTCGTGCAGGAAAAGCTGGATCTGATGGGGCGGCTGCTGGGATGCAGCCGATTGCTGGACGTGGCGTTGAAGGATGAACAGGACGTTCAACGGCTGGCCGGGATGTTTTTCGCCGGGGATTATGATTTCCTGGCCCACACGCCTGATGACGGCATCAGGAATTTTTACGTCCGGGAAGGGCACTGGTCCCGCCATGAAGAGGAGGGTGAAACGATTTGCCGACAGACCGGAAACCGAATGGTTGATCCGGTTTCATCCGGACTGGCCTGTCTTCTGGGGCGGGTAACCGGAGACGGCTACCACTCCTTTCTGGAAACCATCAAGGCCTATTCCTATTTTCCCCTGGCCATCGCCAAGGACAGCCGTTTCTCCAACGGTGAACTGGAGGTCGCCGTCCGCTGCGAATCCGGATGCATCGACATGGCCGCCGGCCTGGCATTCGGACTGCGCAATGCGGGAAACTATTTCGTCTTTCGCATCGATGCGCTGAAAAACAACGCGGTACTGTTGGTCTTCGAACAAGGCCGCCAC